In the genome of Takifugu rubripes chromosome 18, fTakRub1.2, whole genome shotgun sequence, one region contains:
- the LOC101066602 gene encoding arg8-vasotocin receptor has translation MLLSNSTEEPGANLSRNHTDPFGRNEEVAKIEIGVLSLTFVAAVLGNVSVLLATHRKPSRVHLFMKHLSLADLVVAFFQVLPQLCWEVTFRFYGPDFLCRIVKHLQVLGMFASAYMMVMMTLDRYIAICHPLQTLQRPAQRAYVMIGGTWAGSLALSAPQYFIFSLSEVSPGSAVYDCWGHFVEPWGLRAYITWMTAGIFVVPVAALVFCYGFICRTIWKNLKCKTQRKSVEAVAEATGAGILGPCSVSSVSTLSRAKLRTVKMTFVIVLAYVLCWAPFFTVQMWSVWDHTFSWDDSESTAVTLSALLASLNSCCNPWIYMLFGGRLLSDCAGSLPCCSRLGRRFTRRHSDCSLRGTTLLSRLQGPRLSEPLALTGSLEVPPVS, from the exons ATGCTGCTTTCCAACAGCACGGAGGAGCCCGGAGCCAACCTCAGCAGGAACCACACGGACCCGTTCGGGAGGAACGAAGAGGTGGCCAAGATCGAGATCGGCGTCCTGAGCCTGACCTTCGTGGCGGCCGTGCTGGGGAACGTCAGCGTGCTGCTGGCCACGCACCGGAAGCCTTCGCGCGTTCACCTGTTCATGAAGCACCTGAGCCTGGCGGACCTGGTGGTCGCGTTCTTCCAGGTGCTGCCGCAGCTCTGCTGGGAGGTCACCTTTCGCTTCTACGGACCGGACTTCCTGTGCCGCATCGTGAAGCACCTGCAGGTGCTGGGCATGTTCGCGTCCGCTtacatgatggtgatgatgacccTTGACCGCTACATCGCCATCTGCCACCCGCTGCAGACGCTGCAGCGGCCCGCGCAGCGCGCCTACGTCATGATCGGGGGCACCTGGGCGGGCAGCCTGGCCCTCAGCGCGCCGCAGTACTTCATCTTCTCCCTGAGCGAAGTGAGTCCCGGCTCGGCCGTCTACGACTGCTGGGGCCACTTCGTGGAGCCGTGGGGGCTGCGCGCCTACATCACCTGGATGACGGCGGGGATCTTCGTCGTCCCCGTGGCCGCGCTCGTCTTCTGTTACGGGTTCATCTGCAGAACCATCTGGAAGAACCTGAAGTGCAAAACCCAGAGGAAGAGCGTGGAGGCGGTGGCAGAGGCCACCGGGGCCGGGATCTTGGGCCCCTGCTCGGTCAGCAGCGTCAGCACCCTCTCCCGCGCCAAGTTACGCACGGTGAAGATGACCTTCGTCATCGTGCTCGCCTACGTGCTGTGCTGGGCTCCTTTTTTCACCGTGCAGATGTGGTCAGTGTGGGACCACACCTTCTCCTGGGACG ACTCAGAGAGTACGGCCGTCACGCTGTCCGCCCTGCTGGCCAGCCTCAACAGCTGCTGCAACCCCTGGATCTACATGCTCTTCGGCGGCCGGCTGCTGTCCGACTGTGCCGGGAGTCTGCCGTGCTGCAGCCGTCTGGGGAGGAGGTTCACCCGCCGCCACTCGGACTGCAGCCTCCGCGGGACCACGCTGCTGTCCCGTCTGCAGGGGCCACGTCTCTCTGAGCCCCTCGCCCTCACGGGCTCCCTGGAGGTTCCTCCTGTGTCCTGA
- the dmtf1 gene encoding cyclin-D-binding Myb-like transcription factor 1, with protein sequence MSSTPEQDGQEVALETVKSVTLTQDKDGSIVLHCPTNDENSQPLQKKLRLSADEHEDSEAPQFSMVTLPMSEGEEGFEVTMTATTDDDLCQERVAQIQILQEDEDSPSPSQSAEVSLVSQAWFTTKEDKDTLTNKGHKWKQGMWSKEEIDILINNIDRYVKGRGIDDPAEIIFEMSKEERKDFYRSVALGLNRPLFAVYRRVLRMYDNRNHVGKYTPEEIEKLKALKEKHGNDWATIGAALGRSASSVKDRCRLMKDTCNTGKWSEEEEKRLAEVVYEMAGASPGSAVTVGVSWAMVANKVRTRSEKQCRSKWLNYLNWKHSGGTEWMKEDDLRLVQRISDLEVEEENEIQWEDLAGGWSSVRSPQWLRSKWWSIKRQVSNHKDIPFSVLLKGLQELMSSSQTSSGQGSPSSSSSLQIRLTRVEETSSPAPSSVAALQIPVQIPLQITHLASDSSAAASDSETITLNSGALQTFEILPSFHLQPTSTPGTYYLQTTSSQGLPLSLANNGTVTLATGPSPASHEHIILHSLSTDGLCSSDGVIIQTVTSDPTTSDTLDQTQLVVEAEGRSQEEQLEATSLLEGAENIVTETREPMTDGYSDKELSSTSVEVPVVHSGSAVLIVSPPNISSTLTDPILENQEGSD encoded by the exons ATGAGTTCTACGCCTGAACAGGATGGACAAGAGGTGGCCTTAGAAACCGTCAAGTCTGTCACACTGACTCAGGATAAAGATGGCAGCATCGTACTTCACTGTCCTACAAACG ATGAGAACTCTCAGCCGCTCCAGAAGAAACTGCGTCTCTCCGCAGACGAGCACGAAGACTCGGAGGCGCCTCAGTTCTCCATGGTGACGCTGCCGA TGtcggagggtgaggagggtttCGAGGTGACGATGACGGCGACGACGGACGACGACCTCTGTCAGGAGCGGGTCGCTCAGATCCAG ATACTTCAAGAGGACGAGGACTCCCCCTCCCCGAGTCAGAGCGCAGAGGTGTCCCTTGTCAGTCAGGCCTGGTTCACcaccaaagaagacaaagaCACCCTGACTAACAAAG gCCATAAATGGAAACAGGGGATGTGGTCAAAGGAGGAGATCGACATCCTCATAAACAACATCGATCGTTACGTGAAG GGTCGGGGCATCGACGACCCGGCAGAGATCATCTTCGAGATGTccaaagaggagaggaaggactTCTACCGCTCGGTGGCTCTGGGTCTGAACAGGCCGCTGTTCGCCGTCTACAGGCGAGTTCTGCGGATGTACGACAACAGGAACCACGTTGGCAA GTACACGCCTGAGGAGATCGAGAAGCTGAAAGC gctgaaggagaaacacGGGAACGACTGGGCGACCATCGGCGCCGCTCTGGGCCGCAGCGCCTCCTCCGTTAAAGATCGCTGCCGGCTGATGAAGGACACCTGCAACACAG GAAAatggagcgaggaggaggagaagcgtCTCGCTGAGGTCGTGTACGAGATGGCGGGGGCGTCGCCGGGGTCGGCGGTCACCGTGGGCGTCTCCTGGGCGATGGTCGCCAATAAAGTCCGCACACGCTCGGAGAAACAGTGTCGCTCCAAgtggttgaactacctgaactGGAAACACAGCGGAGGGAcggagtggatgaaggaggacGACCTCAGACTCGTGCAGAG GATCTCGGAcctggaggtggaagaggagaatGAGATCCAGTGGGAGGACCTGGCGGGCGGGTGGAGCAGCGTGCGCTCGCCTCAGTGGCTTCGATCGAAATGGTGGAGCATCAAGAGACAAGTGTCCAATCACAAGGACATCCCGTTCAgcg TTCTTCTCAAGGGTCTTCAGGAACTCATGTCCTCCTCACAGACatcttcaggtcaaggaagtCCGTCCTCTTCTTCATCGCTGCAGATCCGACTCACGCGAGTGGAGGAGACcagcagccccgcccccagctcTGTGGCCGCCTTGCAGATTCCCGTCCAGATCCCACTGCAGATCACTCACCTGG CATCAGACTCCTCAGCGGCCGCCAGCGACAGTGAAACCATCACTCTGAACTCCGGAGCCCTGCAGACCTTTGAGATCCTGCCT TCGTTTCACCTGCAGCCCACCAGCACTCCAGGGACCTACTACCTCCAGACCACGTCCAGTCAGGGCCTGCCTCTCAGTCTGGCCAACAACGGCACAGTAACCTTGGCAACAGGCCCGTCTCCCGCATCCCACGAACACATCATCCTCCACAGTCTATCG ACGGACGGCCTCTGCTCCAGCGACGGCGTCATCATTCAAACggtcacctctgaccccaccacCTCGGATACGCTCGACCAAACACAGCTGGTTGTGGAAGcagaggggcggagccaggAGGAACAGTTGGAGGCAACGAGTCTCCTGGAGGGAGCCGAGAACATCGTCACGGAAACCCGGGAACCAATGACGGATGGCTACAGTGACAAG GAGCTGAGTTCCACCTCTGTCGAGGTTCCTGTGGTCCACTCTGGCAGCGCGGTTCTGATTGTGTCACCTCCAAACATCAGCAGCACGTTGACAG ATCCGATCTTGGAGAACCAGGAAGGATCTGACTGA
- the cwf19l1 gene encoding CWF19-like protein 1, which translates to MEDKPIRVLACGDVEGKLSALFNRVQAIQKKTGQFDLLLCVGEFFGTSPEAENEWQQYKTGVKKAPIHTYILGAASQATVKNYPSVEGCELVENITYLGRRGIFTGVSGLQIAYVSGQEAMFEPALAHCFTSEDLTALVVPLINNSKFRGVDILLTSQWPRGVWQYGNNPEVNTKTCGSSAVANLAEKLKPRYHFAALEGAHYERAPYRNHTVLQEKAHHVTRFIALATVNNPAKKKYLYAFNIVPMKVMDPSELVKQPQDVTENPFARSAKDDTNRQKTSFSLAAEEEPPQQFFFDLNRKQGGGRGRKRPSEGEGRGRPQYHDGGGDRRGQPKQPRRPPQPSGPCWFCLASPQVEKHLVISIGTHCYLAMAKGGLTPRHVLILPIGHYQSVVDLSSEVVQEMEKYKSALKSFYKSRGERCILFERNYKSQHLQLQVVPVPLDLCTTEDIKEAFMVQAQEQQMELMEIPQHTDLKQIAPPGTPYFFVELDSEEKLYYRIQRHFPLQFGREVLASEAILNIPTRADWKECKQSREEEEECCKELRNEFQPYDFAWDD; encoded by the exons ATGGAGGATAAACCAATTCGAGT GTTGGCCTGTGGAGATGTTGAAGGGAAGCTGAGCGCCTTGTTCAATCGCGTCCAAGCCATCCAGAAGAAAACTGGACAGTTTGAT CTCCTTCTATGTGTTGGAGAGTTTTTTGGAACATCACCAGAAGCCGAAAATGAGTGGCAGCAGTACAAAACTGGAGTTAAAAAAG CGCCCATCCACACCTACATCCTAGGAGCAGCAAGTCAGGCGACGGTGAAGAATTACCCCAGTGTTGAAGGCTGTGAGCTGGTTGAGAACATCACTTATCTGG GTCGTCGAGGCATTTTCACAGGGGTGTCAGGGTTACAGATTGCCTACGTCAGTGGTCAGGAGGCCATGTTTGAACCAGCCCTAGCTCACTGTTTCACGTCCGAAGATCTGACTGCGCTCGTGGTTCCACTCATCAACAATTCCAAGTTCAGAGGCGTTGACATCCTGCTGACATCACAGTGGCCACGAGGAGTTTGGCAGTATGGAAACAACCCG GAAGTAAACACGAAAACATGTGGAAGCTCTGCTGTTGCCAACCTTGCTGAGAAGCTGAAACCTCGCTACCACTTTGCTGCACTAGAGGGCGCTCATTATGAGAGAGCCCCATATAG GAATCACACGGTTCTACAGGAAAAAGCTCACCATGTCACCCGCTTCATCGCCCTGGCAACCGTGAACAACCCTGCCAAGAAGAAG TATTTGTACGCCTTCAACATCGTCCCCATGAAGGTCATGGACCCGTCAGAGCTGGTGAAGCAGCCGCAGGACGTGACAGAGAACCCTTTCGCCCGCTCTGCCAAAGACGACACCAACAGGCAGAAGACGAGTTTCAGCCTGGCAGCCGAGGAG GAGCCGCCACAGCAGTTCTTCTTCGACCTGAACAGGAAGCAGGGTGGAGGACGGGGCAGGAAGAGGCCATCCGAGGGCGAGGGACGGGGGCGACCGCAGTATCACGACGGGGGCGGGGATCGCCGGGGGCAGCCCAAACAGCCCCGCAGGCCCC CTCAACCTTCTGGTCCCTGCTGGTTCTGTCTGGCCAGCCCTCAGGTGGAGAAACACCTCGTCATCAGCATCGGGACGCAC TGTTACCTGGCGATGGCGAAGGGCGGCCTGACTCCTCGCCACGTACTGATCCTGCCCATCGGTCACTACCAGTCTGTGGTGGATCTGAGCTCAGAGGTAGTGCAGGAGATGGAGAAGTACAAGTCGGCCCTGAAGAGCTTCTacaagagcagaggagagcgcTGTATCCTGTTTGAGAGGAACTACAAAagtcagcacctgcagctccag GTCGTCCCGGTGCCTCTGGACCTCTGCACCACTGAAGACATCAAGGAAGCCTTCATGGTCCAGGctcaggagcagcagatggagctgatggagatTCCTCAACACACCGACCTCAAACAG atTGCCCCTCCAGGGACACCGTACTTCTTTGTTGAGTTGGACTCAGAAGAGAAGCTCTATTACCGCATTCAGAGACATTTTCCGCTGCAGTTTGGACG TGAGGTTCTGGCCAGTGAGGCGATTCTAAATATTCCAACTCGGGCCGACTGGAAGGAGTGTAAACAGAGtcgagaggaggaagaggagtgctGCAAGGAACTGAGAAACGAATTCCAGCCGTACGACTTTGCCTGGGATGATTAG